In Achromobacter xylosoxidans A8, a single window of DNA contains:
- a CDS encoding penicillin-binding protein 1A: MSTPQQSSATPGGKPGLPWKRILIKAGVAAGGAAVCGGIALGLALALAWPSLPDLHAMTDYRPRVPLRIYTADKVLIGEYGEEHRNVLRFDEIPPVMRQAVLAAEDDRFYSHGGVDWMGVARAVLTNLVKGSKSQGGSTITMQVARNFYLSSEKTYSRKFYELLLTFKIESELSKDQILELYMNQIYLGHRAYGFAAASRTYLGKPLSEVTPAEAAMLAGIPKAPSRFNPITNFPRAEIRQHYVLGRMKTLGYLTPEQADEALKQRLTIRGADGASARGFAIHGDYPAELARQLMYGVFQEQTYSKGIDVYTTIDSKDQEAAYRAVRDGVMDYTRRAVYPGPEDQIDLPDGVEQDAAALDEILDGVQEKTPDSEDLLTAVVLAASPTEVTLARSARDIITISDKKALAVVARALNPKASDSQRLRRGSVVYIHKNGDSWEIINMPTLQAALVSMVPQDGAIRAMIGGFDYNRGGFNRVTQAWRQPGSNIKPFVYAAALERGLTPATQISDQPFMLTAEQTGSKAWQPKNDGNKYEPMLTLRQGLMRSKNMVSIRILQAISPQYAQDYLTRFGFDKSRWPAVLPLALGAGGATPLQVVNGYSVFANGGYRVTPYLVDHVTDRSGNVLMKAQPVVAGDEQARAIDPRTAWVMDDILRGVTVSGTAARAHQVLKRNDIGGKTGTTNEAVDVWFSGFTSGLATTVWMGFDQPKSLGTNEFGSGLALSTWLDYMQPALKGVPETKPAPRPDGLIVDNGEYYFAEFPPGQAVASLDLSSGDALTDFLNNNRSTDGVDTSVKPLPPSGAVPQSSPGQPPVALPVPVAPAGGAPAGNVPVIPPIPVPRVDADTPARASAVSGAGPVAARPL, from the coding sequence ATGAGCACCCCCCAGCAATCCTCCGCCACCCCGGGCGGCAAACCGGGCCTCCCCTGGAAACGAATCCTGATCAAGGCTGGCGTAGCCGCCGGCGGCGCCGCCGTGTGCGGTGGCATCGCGCTCGGCCTGGCGCTGGCCCTGGCCTGGCCCAGCCTGCCCGACCTGCACGCCATGACAGACTACCGCCCGCGGGTGCCGCTGCGCATCTATACGGCGGACAAGGTGCTGATCGGCGAATACGGCGAAGAACACCGCAACGTACTGCGCTTTGACGAGATCCCGCCGGTGATGCGCCAGGCGGTGCTGGCGGCCGAGGACGACCGCTTCTACAGCCATGGCGGCGTCGACTGGATGGGCGTGGCGCGCGCGGTGCTGACCAACCTCGTCAAGGGTTCCAAGAGCCAGGGCGGCAGCACCATCACGATGCAGGTGGCGCGCAACTTCTACCTGTCGTCGGAAAAGACCTATTCGCGCAAGTTCTACGAGCTGCTGCTCACTTTCAAGATCGAATCCGAGCTTTCCAAGGACCAGATCCTTGAGCTCTACATGAACCAGATCTACCTGGGCCATCGCGCCTATGGTTTCGCGGCCGCCTCGCGCACCTATCTCGGCAAGCCCTTGTCGGAAGTGACGCCGGCCGAGGCCGCGATGCTCGCCGGCATCCCCAAGGCGCCGTCGCGCTTCAACCCCATCACCAATTTCCCGCGCGCCGAGATCCGCCAGCACTACGTGCTGGGCCGCATGAAGACGCTGGGCTACCTCACGCCCGAACAGGCCGATGAAGCGCTCAAGCAGCGCCTCACCATCCGCGGCGCGGACGGCGCCAGCGCGCGCGGCTTCGCCATCCATGGCGACTACCCGGCCGAACTGGCGCGCCAGCTGATGTACGGCGTGTTCCAGGAACAGACCTACTCCAAGGGCATCGATGTCTACACCACCATCGATTCCAAGGACCAGGAAGCCGCCTACCGCGCCGTGCGCGACGGCGTCATGGACTACACCCGCCGCGCCGTGTATCCCGGCCCGGAAGACCAGATCGACCTGCCCGACGGCGTCGAGCAGGACGCTGCCGCGCTGGACGAGATCCTCGACGGCGTGCAGGAAAAGACGCCTGACAGCGAAGACCTGCTGACCGCCGTGGTGCTGGCCGCCAGCCCCACCGAAGTGACACTGGCGCGCAGCGCGCGCGACATCATCACCATCAGCGACAAGAAGGCGCTGGCAGTGGTGGCCCGCGCGCTCAATCCCAAGGCCAGCGACAGCCAGCGCCTGCGCCGCGGTTCGGTGGTCTATATCCACAAGAACGGCGACAGCTGGGAAATCATCAACATGCCGACGTTGCAGGCGGCGCTGGTCTCGATGGTGCCCCAGGACGGCGCCATTCGCGCCATGATCGGCGGCTTCGACTACAACCGCGGCGGCTTCAACCGCGTAACGCAGGCCTGGCGCCAGCCCGGCTCCAACATCAAGCCCTTCGTCTACGCCGCGGCGCTGGAGCGCGGCCTGACCCCGGCCACGCAGATCTCCGACCAGCCCTTCATGCTGACCGCGGAGCAGACCGGCTCCAAGGCCTGGCAGCCCAAGAACGACGGCAACAAGTACGAACCCATGCTGACCTTGCGCCAGGGCCTCATGCGTTCCAAGAACATGGTGTCGATCCGCATCCTGCAGGCCATTTCGCCGCAGTATGCCCAGGACTACCTGACCCGCTTCGGCTTCGACAAGTCGCGCTGGCCGGCCGTGCTGCCGCTGGCCCTGGGCGCGGGCGGCGCCACGCCGCTGCAGGTGGTCAACGGCTACAGCGTGTTCGCCAACGGCGGCTACCGCGTCACCCCCTACCTGGTCGACCACGTCACGGACCGGTCGGGCAACGTGTTGATGAAGGCGCAGCCGGTGGTCGCCGGCGACGAGCAGGCGCGCGCCATCGATCCCCGCACCGCCTGGGTCATGGACGACATCCTGCGCGGCGTGACGGTCAGCGGCACCGCCGCCCGCGCGCACCAGGTGCTCAAACGCAATGACATCGGCGGCAAGACCGGCACCACCAACGAGGCCGTGGACGTCTGGTTCTCCGGCTTCACGTCCGGCCTGGCCACCACGGTCTGGATGGGCTTTGATCAGCCCAAGTCGCTGGGCACCAACGAATTCGGCAGCGGCCTGGCCCTGAGCACCTGGCTGGACTACATGCAGCCGGCCTTGAAGGGCGTGCCCGAAACCAAACCCGCGCCGCGCCCGGACGGCCTCATCGTGGACAACGGCGAATACTATTTCGCGGAGTTCCCGCCGGGCCAGGCCGTGGCCTCGCTGGACCTGTCCTCGGGCGATGCGCTGACCGATTTCCTGAACAACAACCGTTCGACGGACGGCGTGGACACTTCGGTCAAGCCCTTGCCACCCAGCGGCGCCGTGCCGCAGAGCAGTCCTGGCCAACCGCCCGTGGCCCTGCCCGTCCCCGTGGCGCCCGCGGGCGGCGCGCCGGCCGGCAATGTGCCTGTCATCCCGCCCATCCCCGTGCCGCGCGTGGACGCCGACACCCCTGCCCGCGCCAGCGCCGTCAGCGGCGCCGGACCGGTGGCCGCCCGGCCGCTGTAA
- a CDS encoding ABCB family ABC transporter ATP-binding protein/permease, translating into MNAPDTRPERRGGFSTLRTLFPYLWPPGETGLKARVVAALLCLFAAKAATVYVPLLYKQAIDELGKGAPGAVTVPLGLILAYGTARVLSLLFSELRDAIFARVGQHAIRAVGLQVFRHLHALSLRFHLTRQTGGLNRAIERGTKGIQTLLSFLLFSILPTFFEIGLVCIVLWKMFDIWLALATGATVTLYMAYTLLVTEWRAKFRRQMNETDSEANTKAIESLLNYETVKYFGNEEHEARRYDASLTRYERAAVRSQVSLSVLNVGQAAIISVGLTLVMWMAATGIAEGRYTLGDFVLVNTYLLQLYQPLSFFGFVYREIKQAIIDMERMFELLGQDREVADRPDAQPLRVTGGEVEFRDVHFGYDTRRPILKGVSFTIPAGRTVAVVGTSGAGKSTIARLLFRFYDADGGAILIDGQDVREVTQASLRAAIGVVPQDTVLFNDTILYNIGYGRPGATEGEIQAAARLAHIHDLIMAMPDGYQTMVGERGLKLSGGEKQRVAIARTILKNPAIFLFDEATSALDSHTEREIQANLREVSQGRSTLIIAHRLSTVADADEIIVLGEGRIVERGRHPQLLAHGGVYAGMWARQQESSQAGAPD; encoded by the coding sequence ATGAACGCTCCTGACACGCGGCCCGAGCGCCGCGGCGGTTTCTCCACCCTGCGCACCCTTTTCCCCTATCTCTGGCCGCCCGGCGAAACTGGTCTGAAGGCGCGCGTCGTCGCAGCCCTGCTATGCCTGTTCGCGGCCAAGGCGGCCACGGTCTATGTCCCCCTGCTGTACAAGCAGGCCATCGACGAATTGGGCAAGGGCGCGCCGGGGGCCGTCACGGTGCCGCTGGGCCTGATCCTGGCCTATGGCACCGCCCGGGTGCTGTCGCTGCTGTTCTCGGAGCTGCGCGATGCCATCTTCGCCCGGGTCGGGCAGCACGCCATCCGCGCGGTCGGGCTGCAGGTCTTTCGCCACCTGCACGCACTGTCGCTGCGCTTTCACCTGACGCGCCAGACCGGCGGCCTGAACCGCGCCATCGAACGCGGCACCAAGGGCATCCAGACCCTGCTGTCGTTCCTGCTCTTCAGCATTCTGCCGACCTTCTTCGAAATCGGGCTGGTCTGTATCGTGCTGTGGAAGATGTTCGACATCTGGCTGGCGCTGGCCACCGGCGCCACCGTCACGCTGTACATGGCGTATACGCTGCTGGTCACGGAATGGCGCGCCAAGTTCCGGCGCCAGATGAACGAAACCGACTCCGAAGCCAACACCAAGGCCATCGAGAGCCTGCTGAACTACGAAACGGTCAAGTACTTCGGCAACGAAGAGCATGAGGCCCGCCGCTACGACGCCTCGCTCACCCGCTACGAGCGCGCCGCCGTGCGCAGCCAGGTCAGCCTGTCCGTCCTCAACGTCGGCCAGGCCGCCATCATCTCGGTGGGCCTGACCCTGGTCATGTGGATGGCCGCCACCGGCATCGCCGAGGGCCGCTACACGCTGGGCGATTTCGTCCTGGTCAACACCTACCTGCTGCAGCTGTACCAGCCGCTGAGCTTCTTCGGCTTCGTGTACCGCGAGATCAAGCAGGCCATCATCGACATGGAGCGCATGTTCGAACTGCTGGGACAAGACCGCGAAGTGGCCGACCGGCCCGATGCCCAGCCGCTGCGCGTGACCGGCGGCGAGGTGGAATTCCGCGACGTGCATTTCGGCTACGACACGCGCCGGCCCATCCTGAAGGGCGTCAGCTTCACCATCCCGGCCGGCAGGACCGTGGCCGTCGTCGGCACCTCGGGCGCCGGAAAATCGACCATCGCGCGCCTGCTGTTCCGCTTCTATGACGCCGATGGCGGCGCCATCCTCATCGACGGTCAGGACGTGCGCGAAGTGACGCAAGCCAGCCTGCGGGCCGCGATCGGCGTCGTGCCGCAGGACACCGTGCTGTTCAACGACACCATCCTCTACAACATCGGCTACGGCCGTCCCGGCGCCACCGAGGGCGAGATCCAGGCGGCGGCGCGCCTGGCGCACATCCACGACCTGATCATGGCCATGCCGGACGGCTACCAGACCATGGTCGGCGAACGCGGGCTGAAGCTGTCCGGCGGCGAAAAGCAGCGCGTGGCGATCGCCCGCACCATCCTGAAGAATCCCGCCATCTTCCTGTTCGACGAGGCCACCAGCGCGCTGGACAGCCACACCGAACGTGAGATCCAGGCCAATCTGCGCGAAGTCAGCCAGGGCCGCAGCACCCTCATCATCGCCCACCGCCTGTCCACCGTGGCGGACGCGGACGAGATCATCGTGCTGGGCGAGGGCCGCATCGTCGAACGCGGCCGCCATCCGCAACTGCTGGCGCACGGCGGCGTCTACGCCGGCATGTGGGCCCGCCAGCAGGAAAGCTCCCAGGCCGGCGCGCCGGATTGA
- a CDS encoding Rieske (2Fe-2S) protein, protein MQDPTPAPAVRVCASAELANGGLGVKIPVSDAAGRTTAFFVRYQDRVHGYLNRCAHVGVELDWEGSFFTRAGDLIMCARHGATYQPDTGLCVGGPCKNGRLTVLAVEERDGAVYWQPAGKIRPLGDAAA, encoded by the coding sequence ATGCAGGATCCGACCCCCGCCCCCGCCGTCCGCGTCTGCGCCTCCGCTGAGCTCGCCAACGGCGGCCTGGGCGTGAAAATTCCCGTGTCCGACGCCGCAGGCCGGACCACCGCGTTCTTCGTGCGCTACCAGGACCGCGTGCATGGTTACCTGAACCGCTGCGCCCACGTGGGCGTGGAACTGGATTGGGAAGGCAGCTTCTTCACCCGCGCCGGCGACCTGATCATGTGCGCGCGCCACGGCGCCACCTACCAGCCCGACACCGGCCTGTGCGTGGGCGGCCCCTGTAAGAATGGCCGCCTGACCGTGCTGGCGGTCGAAGAACGCGACGGCGCGGTCTATTGGCAGCCGGCCGGCAAGATCCGTCCTTTGGGAGACGCGGCCGCCTAG
- a CDS encoding aldo/keto reductase — protein sequence MAKVPAVKLNDGGKIPQLGLGVWQVPNDQAAASVKEALAAGYRSVDTAAIYGNEAGVGEGLRAAGVARKDLYVTTKLWNDRHGYDEAHKAMDESLEKLGLAYVDLYLIHWPVAGSTKFVDAWKAMIEMKEDGRARSIGVSNFTQANLERLIDASGVTPAVNQVELHPGFTQRALRDFHARHGIATESWSPLAQGGVAKDKVILDLAQKHGKSPAQVTLRWHLQNDLIVIPKSVTPARIRENIDVFDFELSAADMAAIDGIKEGGRLGPDPEVFGK from the coding sequence ATGGCGAAAGTACCCGCAGTGAAATTGAACGACGGCGGCAAGATTCCCCAGCTGGGCCTGGGCGTCTGGCAGGTGCCGAACGATCAGGCGGCCGCAAGCGTGAAAGAGGCGCTGGCGGCCGGCTACCGCTCGGTGGACACCGCGGCCATCTATGGCAACGAGGCTGGCGTGGGCGAGGGCCTGCGCGCGGCCGGCGTGGCCCGCAAGGATCTGTACGTCACGACCAAGCTCTGGAACGACAGGCACGGCTACGACGAGGCCCACAAAGCCATGGACGAGAGCCTGGAAAAACTGGGCCTGGCCTATGTGGACCTGTACCTGATCCATTGGCCCGTGGCTGGCAGCACCAAGTTCGTGGATGCCTGGAAGGCCATGATCGAAATGAAGGAAGACGGCCGCGCGCGTTCGATCGGCGTGTCCAATTTCACCCAGGCCAACCTGGAACGGTTGATCGACGCCTCCGGCGTGACGCCGGCGGTCAATCAGGTCGAACTGCACCCCGGCTTCACCCAGCGCGCGCTGCGGGACTTCCATGCCAGGCACGGCATCGCGACGGAGTCATGGAGCCCCCTGGCCCAGGGCGGCGTGGCGAAGGACAAGGTCATCCTGGACCTGGCGCAGAAGCACGGCAAGTCGCCCGCCCAGGTGACGCTGCGCTGGCACCTGCAGAACGATCTGATCGTGATTCCGAAGTCGGTGACGCCGGCCCGCATCCGCGAGAACATCGATGTCTTCGACTTCGAGCTGTCGGCGGCGGACATGGCCGCCATCGACGGTATCAAGGAAGGCGGACGCCTGGGGCCGGACCCGGAAGTGTTTGGCAAGTAG
- a CDS encoding metallophosphoesterase: MEQRFLKVPRNQLGRDFAVGDLHGHFSRLQESLDQLGFDPSRDRLFSVGDLVDRGPESEAALEWLARPWFHAVQGNHEDYAIRHVRTGQVDVDNWRGYGGGWFLDLPSDRQQVFAEAFAQLPIAIEVETLEGAVGLLHADCPVLFWPRLESALQDRYRRTSAACQWSRDRLRQMDRTGIRGVRAVVAGHTPVPAPLLLGNVYHIDTEGWKSGYFTFLDLESLQAWPREVVTELAEQE, from the coding sequence ATGGAGCAGCGTTTTCTCAAAGTCCCGCGCAACCAGCTAGGCCGCGATTTTGCGGTGGGCGACCTGCATGGGCATTTTTCCCGCCTGCAGGAAAGCCTGGACCAGTTGGGCTTCGATCCGTCCCGGGATCGATTGTTTTCCGTCGGCGACCTGGTGGACCGCGGTCCGGAAAGCGAGGCCGCGCTGGAATGGCTGGCCCGGCCCTGGTTCCACGCGGTCCAGGGCAATCACGAGGATTACGCGATCCGCCACGTACGCACCGGGCAGGTGGACGTGGACAACTGGCGCGGCTACGGCGGCGGCTGGTTCCTGGACCTGCCCTCGGATCGGCAGCAGGTGTTCGCCGAGGCCTTCGCGCAATTGCCTATCGCCATCGAGGTTGAAACGCTGGAAGGGGCAGTGGGGCTGCTGCATGCCGATTGTCCTGTGCTGTTCTGGCCGCGGCTGGAATCCGCCTTGCAGGACCGCTACCGGCGCACCAGCGCTGCATGCCAGTGGTCGCGCGACCGCCTGCGGCAGATGGACCGCACCGGCATCCGGGGCGTACGGGCGGTGGTGGCCGGGCACACGCCGGTGCCGGCGCCCTTGCTCTTGGGCAACGTCTATCACATCGACACCGAGGGCTGGAAATCCGGCTACTTCACCTTCCTGGACCTGGAATCCCTGCAGGCCTGGCCGCGCGAGGTCGTGACCGAACTCGCGGAGCAGGAATAG
- a CDS encoding PepSY-associated TM helix domain-containing protein, protein MTAASTIKTWYLVHKWTSLVCTIFLLIICLTGLPLVFHHEIEHWLDDGKPLSDVPASTPRANLDQLVDSARAMYPGEVVDYLFFDPDEPQVYVGMAKTPGDGQVSGHAVRMDARTGDVLLDGPLYTQDKFSFMGIMLALHVDLFAGLPGELFLGFMGLLFCVAIVSGVVLYGPFMKKLEFGTVRATRSTRLKWLDLHNLLGIVTLVWAFVVGITGVINELSTPLFRLWQSTELVRILEPYKGQSVPTELASAHAAADTARKALPGNEVSFIAFPGNAFGSPHHYITWMRGDTPLTSKLNTPVLVDGKTGELTTVAKMPWYLTALEVSRPLHFGDYGGLPLKIIWALLDVITIVVLVSGLYLWLARRRATEARIAELVRKHQAAAIPKRTPA, encoded by the coding sequence ATGACTGCCGCGTCCACCATCAAAACCTGGTACCTGGTCCACAAATGGACCAGCCTGGTCTGCACGATCTTCCTGCTCATCATCTGTCTTACCGGTTTGCCTCTGGTGTTTCACCACGAGATCGAACACTGGCTCGACGATGGCAAGCCGCTGTCCGACGTGCCGGCCTCGACCCCTCGCGCCAACCTCGACCAGTTGGTCGACAGCGCCCGCGCCATGTATCCGGGCGAAGTCGTCGACTACCTGTTCTTCGACCCCGACGAGCCGCAAGTCTATGTGGGCATGGCGAAAACGCCCGGCGACGGCCAGGTGTCCGGCCACGCCGTGCGCATGGACGCGCGCACCGGCGACGTGCTGCTGGACGGCCCGCTCTACACGCAGGACAAGTTTTCCTTCATGGGCATCATGCTGGCGCTGCACGTGGACCTGTTCGCGGGGTTGCCCGGCGAGCTGTTCCTGGGCTTCATGGGGCTGCTGTTCTGCGTGGCCATCGTTTCCGGCGTGGTGCTCTACGGCCCCTTCATGAAGAAGCTGGAATTCGGCACCGTGCGCGCCACCCGCTCCACCCGCCTGAAATGGCTGGACCTGCATAATCTGCTGGGTATCGTGACGCTGGTCTGGGCCTTCGTAGTGGGCATCACTGGCGTGATCAATGAGCTGTCCACGCCGCTGTTCCGCCTGTGGCAGTCGACCGAACTGGTGCGCATCCTGGAACCCTACAAGGGCCAGAGCGTGCCCACCGAGCTGGCATCGGCCCATGCCGCCGCCGATACGGCCCGCAAGGCCCTGCCCGGCAACGAAGTGTCCTTCATCGCCTTCCCCGGCAACGCCTTCGGCAGCCCCCACCACTACATCACCTGGATGCGCGGCGACACGCCGCTGACCTCCAAGCTGAACACGCCCGTGCTGGTGGACGGCAAGACCGGCGAACTGACCACCGTGGCCAAGATGCCCTGGTACCTGACCGCGCTGGAAGTCTCGCGCCCGCTGCACTTCGGCGACTATGGCGGCCTGCCCTTGAAAATCATCTGGGCGCTGCTGGACGTCATCACGATCGTGGTCCTGGTCAGCGGCCTCTATCTCTGGCTGGCCCGCCGCCGCGCCACCGAAGCGCGCATCGCCGAACTCGTGCGCAAACACCAAGCCGCCGCCATCCCCAAAAGGACTCCCGCATGA
- a CDS encoding bile acid:sodium symporter family protein → MRRFLPDQFTLILIATVVFASFFPAVGQGAAFMTVASNIAISLLFFLHGARLSTDAIVAGVKDVRLHALILACTFVLFPALGLGLRALFPNLLTPSLWLGVLFVCTLSSTVQSSIAFTSMARGNVPGAICAATASNLLGTVLTPLLVAVLLHRQGGGHGLADAGRILLQLLLPFAVGSLLRPWIGAWAQRNNRTLSKVDRSSILLAVYTAFSEAVAQGIWHAFPPIDLASMVLVNALLLGTVLLVTTWGSRKLGLSKENEITLVFCGSKKSLASGIPLATVLFGTSQMGVVVLPLMIFHQMQLMVCAVLARRYAERQAPAEAAVARA, encoded by the coding sequence ATGCGCCGCTTCCTGCCCGACCAATTCACGCTCATCCTGATCGCCACGGTGGTCTTCGCCAGCTTCTTCCCGGCCGTGGGCCAGGGCGCGGCCTTCATGACAGTGGCCAGCAACATCGCCATTTCGCTGCTGTTCTTCCTGCATGGCGCGCGCCTGTCCACGGATGCCATCGTGGCGGGGGTGAAGGACGTGCGCCTGCATGCGCTGATCCTGGCCTGCACCTTCGTGCTCTTTCCGGCTCTGGGCCTGGGGCTGCGGGCGCTGTTTCCCAATCTGTTGACGCCGTCGCTGTGGCTGGGCGTGCTGTTCGTCTGCACCCTGTCTTCGACCGTGCAGTCGTCGATCGCCTTTACCTCCATGGCACGCGGTAACGTGCCGGGCGCGATCTGCGCGGCCACGGCGTCCAACCTGCTGGGCACCGTGCTGACGCCGCTGCTGGTGGCGGTGCTGCTGCACCGCCAGGGCGGCGGGCACGGGTTGGCCGATGCCGGCCGCATCCTGCTGCAGTTGCTGCTGCCGTTCGCGGTAGGCAGCCTGTTGCGGCCCTGGATCGGCGCCTGGGCCCAGCGCAACAACCGCACGCTGTCGAAAGTGGACCGCAGCTCCATCCTGCTGGCCGTCTACACCGCGTTCAGCGAGGCGGTGGCGCAGGGCATCTGGCACGCGTTCCCGCCGATCGACCTGGCCTCCATGGTGCTGGTCAACGCCTTGCTGCTGGGCACGGTGCTGCTGGTCACGACCTGGGGCAGCCGCAAGCTGGGGCTGTCGAAGGAAAACGAGATCACGCTGGTTTTCTGCGGCTCGAAGAAGTCGCTGGCATCGGGGATTCCGCTGGCCACCGTGCTGTTCGGCACCTCGCAGATGGGGGTGGTGGTGCTGCCGCTGATGATCTTCCACCAGATGCAACTGATGGTCTGCGCGGTGCTGGCGCGTCGCTACGCGGAACGGCAGGCGCCGGCTGAAGCCGCGGTGGCGCGGGCCTGA
- a CDS encoding AraC family transcriptional regulator, which produces MPARLLLTDPTRSVNPQDYQHRPRAVTAMAKEFPPGTRTGTHSHPRAQLVYAVEGVMRVTTPSGFWALPPLRALWVPAGVPHGVDMVGAVSMRSLYLEAETACGYWPQCQVVEVSGLLRELILALTAEPIEYPLGGRAEQIAALVLSELAAARVAPLQIPWPRDRRLQTICAAILDDPGLQRGIEDWGDEVGASARTLIRLFQAELGLNYRQWVQQVRLAEAVCRLSQGVPVARIASDLGYRSASAFSAMFHRALGAPPQGYLKNS; this is translated from the coding sequence ATGCCCGCCCGACTGCTTTTGACCGATCCCACCCGCAGCGTCAATCCGCAGGACTACCAGCACCGGCCGCGCGCGGTGACGGCCATGGCCAAGGAATTCCCGCCCGGCACCCGGACGGGCACCCATTCCCACCCGCGCGCCCAGCTGGTCTACGCGGTCGAAGGCGTGATGCGCGTCACCACCCCCAGCGGCTTCTGGGCCCTGCCGCCGCTGCGCGCGCTATGGGTGCCGGCGGGCGTGCCGCATGGCGTGGACATGGTGGGCGCGGTGTCCATGCGCTCGCTCTACCTCGAAGCCGAGACCGCCTGCGGCTACTGGCCGCAATGCCAGGTGGTCGAGGTCAGCGGCCTGCTGCGCGAACTGATCCTGGCGCTGACCGCCGAACCCATCGAGTACCCGCTGGGCGGCCGGGCGGAGCAGATCGCCGCCCTGGTCCTGTCCGAGCTGGCCGCCGCGCGCGTCGCGCCGCTGCAGATCCCCTGGCCGCGCGACCGCCGCCTGCAGACCATCTGCGCGGCGATCCTGGACGATCCCGGGCTGCAACGCGGCATCGAGGACTGGGGCGACGAAGTCGGCGCCAGCGCACGCACGCTGATCCGCCTGTTCCAGGCGGAACTGGGGCTGAACTACCGGCAGTGGGTGCAGCAGGTCCGGCTGGCCGAGGCGGTGTGCCGGCTATCGCAGGGCGTGCCGGTCGCGCGCATCGCCTCCGACCTGGGCTACCGCAGCGCCAGCGCCTTCTCGGCCATGTTCCACCGGGCGCTGGGCGCCCCGCCGCAGGGTTACCTGAAGAACAGCTGA
- a CDS encoding MFS transporter has protein sequence MNPPQNPAAGIADANTAPPSAASSDPSTAFKVLGAISVAHLMNDMIQSILLAIYPMLKDSFSLSFAQIGLITLVYQLAASLLQPFIGFYTDRNPKPYSLPVGMGFTLVGLLLLSMAPSFGWLLVAAVLVGTGSSVFHPESSRVARMASGGRHGLAQSLFQVGGNVGSALGPLLAALFIIPHGQRSVAWFSLAALFGIVVLTGIGRWYSANRVRLKPRARREGAGHGLSRNQVLGALVVLGVLVFSKYFYLASLNSYFTFYLIDKFALSVREAQLYLFLFLAAVAVGTVVGGPVGDRIGRKIVIWVSILGVAPFTLLLPYMNLFWTGVLVVIIGMVLASAFSAIVVYAQELVPGKVGMIAGLFFGFAFGMGGVGAAALGKLADATSIGYVYQVCAYLPLLGVVAILLPNVEKARR, from the coding sequence ATGAATCCACCCCAGAACCCTGCCGCCGGCATCGCCGACGCCAACACGGCCCCCCCGTCAGCCGCCTCGTCGGATCCGTCCACCGCTTTCAAGGTGCTGGGCGCGATCAGCGTGGCGCACCTGATGAACGACATGATCCAGTCGATCCTGTTGGCCATCTATCCCATGCTGAAGGATTCATTCAGCCTGTCGTTCGCGCAGATCGGCCTGATCACGCTGGTCTACCAGCTTGCGGCCTCGCTGTTGCAGCCCTTCATCGGTTTCTACACGGACCGCAATCCCAAGCCGTATTCGCTGCCGGTGGGCATGGGCTTCACCCTGGTGGGGCTGCTGCTGCTGTCGATGGCGCCGTCGTTCGGCTGGCTGCTGGTGGCCGCGGTGCTGGTGGGCACGGGTTCGTCGGTGTTCCATCCGGAATCCTCGCGGGTGGCGCGCATGGCGTCCGGCGGGCGTCACGGCCTGGCGCAGTCGCTGTTCCAGGTGGGCGGCAACGTGGGTTCGGCGCTGGGGCCGCTGTTGGCCGCGCTCTTCATCATTCCGCACGGACAGCGCAGCGTGGCGTGGTTTTCGCTGGCGGCGCTGTTCGGCATTGTGGTGCTGACCGGCATCGGCCGCTGGTACAGCGCCAACCGCGTCCGGCTCAAACCGCGCGCGCGGCGCGAGGGGGCCGGTCACGGGCTGTCGCGCAATCAGGTGCTGGGCGCGCTCGTGGTGCTGGGCGTGCTGGTGTTCTCCAAGTATTTCTACCTGGCCAGCCTGAACAGTTACTTCACGTTCTACCTGATCGACAAGTTCGCGTTGTCGGTGCGCGAGGCGCAGCTCTACCTGTTCCTGTTCCTGGCCGCGGTGGCGGTGGGCACGGTGGTGGGCGGCCCGGTCGGCGACCGCATCGGCCGCAAGATCGTGATCTGGGTGTCGATCCTGGGCGTGGCGCCGTTCACGCTGCTTTTGCCCTACATGAACCTGTTCTGGACGGGCGTGCTGGTGGTGATAATCGGCATGGTGCTGGCCTCGGCTTTCTCGGCCATCGTGGTCTACGCGCAGGAGCTGGTGCCGGGCAAGGTGGGGATGATCGCCGGCCTGTTCTTCGGCTTCGCTTTCGGCATGGGCGGCGTGGGCGCCGCGGCGCTGGGCAAGCTGGCCGACGCGACCAGCATAGGCTACGTGTACCAGGTCTGCGCCTATCTGCCCTTGCTGGGCGTGGTGGCGATCCTGTTGCCGAATGTGGAGAAGGCGCGCCGCTGA